In one Diabrotica virgifera virgifera chromosome 7, PGI_DIABVI_V3a genomic region, the following are encoded:
- the LOC126888887 gene encoding uncharacterized protein LOC126888887, with protein sequence MYLIRFYQNYNRNICLVFLVSALECYSCDEENCKKESNHWQTVKCDKPADQNQEPVCQKLTYKSRGGIEQIQRKCAFALKNQDAPCPAILHQNEATELKCPTCKTNLCNSAITINFSLTALSATIFAILGRKLLM encoded by the exons ATGTACTTGATTAGGTTTTATCAAAACTATAATAGAAATATATGCCTTGTTTTTTTAGTAAGTGCCCTTGAATGTTATTCTTGCGATGAGGAGAATTGCAAAAAAGAATCAAACCATTGGCAAACAGTCAAATGCGATAAACCCGCTGACCAGAACCAAGAACCTGTTTGTCAAAAACTAACCTACAAAA GCAGAGGAGGTATAGAACAGATCCAAAGAAAATGTGCATTTGCTCTGAAAAACCAAGACGCTCCATGCCCCgctattttacatcaaaatgaagcAACTGAGCTAAAGTGCCCAACATGCAAAACTAATCTTTGCAACTCAGCTATCACTATCAACTTCAGTCTAACAGCATTGTCTGCAACAATCTTTGCTATCTTAGGTCGAAAACTCTTAATGTAA